In one Myripristis murdjan chromosome 5, fMyrMur1.1, whole genome shotgun sequence genomic region, the following are encoded:
- the slc25a20 gene encoding mitochondrial carnitine/acylcarnitine carrier protein, whose translation MAKQPQPISPLKNFFAGGFGGVCLVFAGHPLDTIKVRLQTQPKPKPGESLLYAGTLDCFKKTLAKEGMRGLYKGMAAPIIGVTPMFAVCFFGFGLGKKLQQKSPEDVLTYPQLFAAGMLSGVFTTAIMAPGERIKCLLQIQAASGEVKYAGPMDCVKQLYRESGIRGIYKGTALTLMRDVPASGMYFMTYEWLKNSLTPAGKSPSELSVPSVLFAGGMAGIFNWAVAIPPDVLKSRFQTAPEGKYPNGFRDVLRELIREEGVTSLYKGFNAVMLRAFPANAACFLGFEVAMKALNWLAPNL comes from the exons ATGGCCAAGCAGCCGCAGCCAATCAGCCCGCTGAAGAACTTCTTCGCCGGCGGCTTCGGAGGAGTCTGCCTCGTCTTCGCCGGGCATCCACTCGACACCATCAAA GTGCGTTTACAGACTCAGCCGAAGCCTAAACCCGGAGAGAGCCTCCTGTATGCAGGCACCCTCGACTGTTTCAAAAAGACCCTCGCCAAAGAG GGCATGAGGGGACTCTATAAAGGCATGGCAGCCCCTATAATTGGAGTCACACCCATGTTTGCTGTCTGTTTCTTTGGATTTGGTCTTGGCAAgaagctgcaacagaaaagCCCCGAGGATGTCCTTAC GTATCCACAGCTGTTTGCTGCCGGGATGCTGTCTGGTGTGTTCACCACAGCCATCATGGCTCCAGGCGAGCGGATCAAATGCCTCCTGCAG atccaGGCAGCATCTGGGGAGGTGAAGTACGCTGGACCGATGGACTGTGTCAAACAGCTGTACAGAGAGAGCGGGATCAGAGGGATCTATAAAGGCACTGCTCTGACCCTCATGAGAG ATGTGCCAGCAAGCGGGATGTACTTCATGACCTATGAATGGCTGAAGAACAGCCTCACGCCAGCCGGAAAGAG CCCCAGTGAGCTCAGTGTGCCCAGCGTGCTGTTTGCTGGAGGAATGGCTGGGATCTTTAACTGGGCCGTGGCAATTCCACCCGACGTCCTCAAGTCTCGTTTCCAAACAG CTCCTGAGGGAAAGTATCCAAATGGTTTTCGGGACGTTCTGCGTGAGCTGATTCGGGAGGAGGGCGTGACCTCTCTGTACAAAGGGTTCAATGCCGTCATGCTTAGAGCTTTCCCCGCCAACGCG GCGTGCTTCCTAGGATTCGAGGTTGCCATGAAGGCACTGAACTGGTTAGCGCCAAACCTGTGA